One window of the Candidatus Zixiibacteriota bacterium genome contains the following:
- a CDS encoding exported hypothetical protein (Evidence 5 : Unknown function), with translation MRYFTPHRFSILISLFVTLFVAMFVPGRLSAATDVNINIDSTCCVDTTGSESRYFNYPLLTYSDLLSIQPGIVSYRWANSYGSINYLPNAREFHFWGDREYQTEYYLNGIPFQSPITAMPSGLMRRPVGGKLHYDPRRNDIDYKTISGSNDYHGAFEVLSDNFAGAGFDQNWYTASVTGSIPYMKKGSFAGNIERRWLGDRTPSAITEETLPGDSRTLPDNWLSGWSYDGKFNVPIDPRTDIGLTIDYSHDSWQEYRHYFNNPDFPSQIRHTPRYDTKDLALSVSINRQINDRVDLRLGVFLHDAKYLQGDGVLFDDYTDYHRTLRNPDFDKFGLLSQGDSIFAHELNPAIEPGSAADTFVTFYESYFENYRKYKSRTLGIKGDLHYEINDNAYLIAGFDYQKHTLRYFDNRDATQTYMPRNVNRYGYDSLGNESDNLDWRNRAKKPSDAILYAGYKWHWKGLSLSPILRVNIRDNDAYRLQDPFRPFDPYHTGSNSLDLSDLKKTGTYMDISRFLTARFSPSEKLTIFCNFADFYQRPPFEFLYAGWDYIEANINSGSFSFIAPYAQLNSEETQEFSLGANVRPSDRVTLRAQVYYRDLDNNLQIGNRTTALPNSYRYWNDLGMATAKGLEFEINLNSGKAIMLDINYNIQSVKGNVRDLRNSSYYITWGGGLNNSNNIPLDYDVKNKVTAILEFNGQSISKSIPANLSLLLNYSDGTPFTPTQISDEVGQTASVQYIPTGAPNSERKPDYLQIDGKLDFAISIGKQKVIPFIMVKNILDRKNIIDVYSGTGNAGSCGYLESPEGQIRSQADPAFAPTYLYAQKTPLLYGAPRQILLGIRAEF, from the coding sequence ATGAGGTATTTTACCCCCCATCGGTTTTCTATTTTAATTTCGCTATTTGTCACATTATTTGTCGCCATGTTTGTGCCGGGCCGACTATCGGCGGCAACCGATGTTAATATTAATATTGACAGCACCTGTTGCGTCGATACCACCGGATCCGAATCGAGATATTTCAATTATCCCCTCCTGACCTACTCGGATCTATTATCAATACAGCCGGGTATCGTTTCCTACCGCTGGGCGAATTCATATGGAAGCATTAATTATCTGCCCAATGCCCGGGAATTTCATTTCTGGGGAGACCGCGAATATCAAACTGAATACTATTTGAACGGAATTCCGTTTCAGAGTCCGATTACGGCGATGCCGTCGGGATTGATGCGCCGGCCGGTTGGCGGCAAATTGCACTATGATCCCCGGCGCAACGATATTGATTACAAGACTATTTCCGGATCCAATGATTATCATGGAGCCTTCGAAGTATTAAGCGATAATTTTGCCGGCGCCGGTTTCGATCAGAATTGGTACACGGCGAGTGTCACGGGGTCGATTCCATATATGAAAAAGGGAAGTTTCGCCGGAAATATCGAGCGACGCTGGCTGGGCGACCGGACGCCATCGGCCATTACAGAAGAAACCCTGCCCGGCGATTCGCGGACTCTCCCCGACAACTGGCTGAGCGGTTGGTCCTATGATGGAAAGTTTAATGTGCCGATCGACCCGAGAACGGATATTGGACTGACTATCGATTACAGCCATGACAGCTGGCAGGAGTATCGTCACTATTTCAACAATCCTGATTTCCCATCTCAAATTCGTCACACTCCGCGCTACGACACCAAAGATTTGGCGCTAAGTGTCTCTATAAATCGGCAAATAAATGACCGGGTCGATCTTCGCCTTGGGGTGTTCCTGCATGACGCCAAATACCTGCAGGGTGACGGGGTTTTGTTCGATGATTATACTGATTATCACAGAACCCTGCGAAATCCCGATTTCGACAAATTCGGTCTATTGAGCCAGGGCGATTCGATATTCGCCCATGAACTCAATCCCGCGATTGAACCCGGTTCCGCTGCCGATACTTTCGTGACCTTCTATGAATCATATTTCGAGAACTACCGAAAATATAAAAGCCGCACCCTGGGAATTAAGGGTGATCTGCATTATGAAATTAATGATAATGCCTATTTGATAGCGGGATTCGATTATCAAAAACATACTCTCAGGTATTTCGACAACAGGGACGCCACGCAAACATATATGCCGCGGAATGTAAATCGTTATGGATATGACAGCCTGGGGAACGAATCGGACAATCTCGATTGGAGAAATAGGGCCAAAAAACCGTCGGATGCGATTCTCTACGCCGGATATAAATGGCACTGGAAAGGTTTGTCATTGTCTCCGATATTGCGGGTCAACATCCGCGATAATGACGCCTATCGGCTTCAGGACCCTTTCCGCCCCTTTGATCCCTATCATACCGGCAGCAATTCTCTGGATTTATCGGACCTGAAAAAAACCGGTACCTATATGGATATCAGCCGCTTTCTGACGGCAAGGTTTTCTCCATCCGAAAAACTGACCATCTTCTGCAATTTCGCCGATTTTTATCAGAGGCCGCCTTTTGAATTTCTCTATGCCGGATGGGATTATATCGAGGCAAATATTAATTCGGGTTCGTTCTCATTTATCGCGCCTTACGCGCAATTGAATTCGGAAGAAACGCAGGAATTTTCCCTCGGCGCCAATGTAAGGCCGTCCGATCGCGTAACCTTGCGCGCTCAAGTCTACTATAGAGACCTGGACAATAATCTGCAAATTGGCAATCGTACCACGGCCCTCCCGAATTCATATCGTTACTGGAACGATCTGGGTATGGCCACCGCCAAGGGTCTAGAATTCGAAATTAATCTCAACAGCGGCAAGGCCATCATGCTGGACATTAACTACAATATCCAGTCCGTCAAAGGGAATGTTCGGGACCTGCGGAATTCATCATATTATATCACGTGGGGCGGAGGATTAAATAATAGCAATAATATACCCCTGGATTACGATGTGAAGAACAAGGTCACGGCTATTCTTGAATTCAATGGTCAGAGTATTTCAAAATCAATCCCAGCGAATCTAAGTCTGTTGCTTAATTATTCTGATGGAACCCCCTTTACGCCGACACAGATTTCTGATGAAGTGGGCCAAACGGCCTCGGTTCAGTATATTCCCACCGGAGCACCCAATTCCGAAAGAAAACCGGATTATCTGCAAATAGACGGGAAACTCGATTTCGCGATCTCCATTGGAAAACAAAAGGTCATCCCGTTTATAATGGTGAAAAACATTCTGGATCGTAAAAATATAATTGATGTCTATTCGGGAACGGGAAATGCCGGCAGTTGCGGCTATCTTGAGAGTCCGGAAGGGCAAATCCGGAGTCAGGCGGACCCTGCTTTTGCCCCGACCTATTTATATGCTCAAAAAACTCCTCTGTTGTACGGTGCACCGCGTCAAATTTTGCTGGGGATAAGAGCGGAATTTTAG
- a CDS encoding Acetyl-CoA synthetase / acetyltransferase (GNAT) family protein, which produces MDIHKLDNIFNPKRIALVGVTINPNSVGGKVLANLVGGGFRGVVYPVNPESEAVMGIPCYPDIKTLPRVPDLAVICTAAEKVPETLLECGEAGIRGIIILSAGFKETGTEGKLLEDKVKEYARRFDGMRIIGPNCLGIIAPGKNLNISFAGAMPKAGNVAFISQSGALCTSILDWALEGKIGFSHFVSIGNTIDVDFGDLIDYFGADEKTKSIILYIESISHARQFMTAARAFARTKPIVAYKAGRFPESAQVAASHTGALASEDAVYDAAFQRIGLARVYDIGEIFDCAELIGRNKIPRGANLGIVTNAGGPGVMATDALIAEKGKLAVLSEESMAQLNQALPSSWSHRNPVDVLGDANSRRIEKAAEIVLADPGVDAMLVILTPQAMTNATAAAKVIGKLAENSPKPILAAWLGGQSMREGSNILIDSGVATYKTPEQAIRAFMTLVDYGRNLQTLYETPKDIPVDFRLDREKIRQKFTSENFAKGNLLGEDISKELIELYGIATTRPQPARSALEAARIAGEIGYPVVLKIYSPDITHKSDVGGVALGLDDEIMVRDTYKRMTSSIKEKRPEARIDGVTVQPMIDARDGIELILGIKKDPVFGTVMMVGMGGIGTELLGDKTLGFPPLNERLARRMLESLKIWPLLQGYRGRPGVNIDKLIELLIRLSYLAADYPEISELDINPLLVTPRDAVALDARIIVDPTAVSAEPYAHLALRPYPEKYVRTVRLKDGMPATLRPIRPEDEPLWLAFLAGCSKESIYSRFRYFFHWNSHEVATRFCYIDYDREIAIVAEIVEDGIRKIIGIGRLIADPDHEAVEYAVLITDAWQKKEVGSVLTDFCMEIAGHWKLKRIVAQTTTDNRPMISVFEKRGFAVNYNPSDATVEVVKELNGE; this is translated from the coding sequence ATGGATATACATAAACTGGATAATATTTTCAATCCCAAAAGAATCGCCCTCGTCGGCGTCACTATAAATCCCAACAGTGTCGGCGGAAAGGTTCTGGCCAATCTGGTGGGGGGCGGATTCCGGGGAGTGGTTTATCCTGTCAATCCCGAGAGCGAAGCGGTCATGGGAATCCCTTGCTACCCTGATATCAAAACCCTTCCCAGAGTACCCGATCTGGCAGTCATCTGTACGGCGGCAGAGAAGGTCCCGGAGACTCTGCTCGAATGCGGCGAAGCAGGTATCCGCGGCATTATCATTCTCTCGGCCGGCTTCAAGGAGACGGGGACCGAAGGAAAATTACTGGAAGATAAAGTCAAGGAGTATGCGCGCCGCTTCGACGGGATGCGGATTATCGGGCCCAATTGCCTCGGGATAATTGCGCCCGGAAAGAATCTGAATATCAGTTTTGCCGGGGCGATGCCCAAAGCCGGGAATGTGGCATTTATATCGCAATCGGGAGCGCTCTGCACTTCAATATTGGACTGGGCGCTGGAGGGGAAAATTGGTTTCTCTCATTTTGTCTCCATCGGCAATACTATCGATGTCGATTTCGGCGATCTGATCGACTATTTCGGGGCCGATGAAAAAACCAAATCGATAATACTCTATATCGAATCGATTTCGCATGCCCGGCAGTTCATGACGGCGGCGCGGGCGTTCGCCCGCACCAAACCGATCGTGGCCTATAAGGCGGGACGATTTCCCGAATCGGCGCAGGTGGCGGCTTCGCACACCGGAGCGCTTGCCTCGGAGGACGCTGTCTATGACGCCGCCTTTCAGAGAATCGGGCTGGCCCGGGTGTACGATATCGGCGAAATTTTCGATTGCGCCGAATTGATCGGGCGAAACAAGATTCCGAGAGGAGCGAATCTCGGCATTGTCACCAATGCCGGCGGTCCGGGCGTGATGGCGACCGATGCCCTGATTGCCGAGAAAGGAAAATTGGCGGTGCTTTCGGAAGAATCGATGGCCCAGTTGAATCAGGCCCTGCCGTCATCATGGTCGCATCGCAATCCGGTTGACGTTCTGGGCGATGCCAATTCCAGGAGAATCGAAAAAGCGGCCGAGATTGTCCTGGCCGATCCGGGCGTCGATGCCATGCTGGTAATTCTCACGCCGCAGGCAATGACCAATGCAACGGCCGCGGCCAAAGTTATCGGCAAACTGGCGGAAAATTCTCCCAAGCCGATTCTGGCGGCCTGGCTGGGGGGGCAATCGATGCGCGAGGGCTCAAATATCCTGATCGACAGCGGGGTCGCCACTTATAAGACTCCGGAACAGGCGATACGGGCCTTCATGACACTGGTCGATTACGGGCGAAATCTGCAGACCTTGTATGAAACACCGAAAGATATACCGGTCGATTTTCGCCTTGATCGGGAAAAAATAAGGCAGAAATTCACATCCGAAAATTTTGCCAAAGGAAATTTGCTCGGTGAAGATATATCCAAGGAACTGATTGAACTATATGGCATCGCCACCACCCGTCCGCAGCCGGCCCGGAGTGCGCTCGAGGCGGCCCGAATCGCCGGTGAAATCGGATATCCGGTGGTTCTTAAAATATATTCACCCGATATCACACACAAATCTGATGTCGGCGGCGTGGCGCTCGGTCTTGATGATGAGATAATGGTGCGGGACACGTACAAGCGGATGACATCATCAATAAAGGAAAAAAGGCCCGAAGCGAGAATAGACGGGGTGACGGTTCAGCCGATGATCGACGCCCGCGACGGCATCGAATTAATCCTGGGCATAAAGAAAGATCCGGTTTTCGGGACCGTTATGATGGTCGGCATGGGAGGTATCGGCACGGAACTTCTGGGAGACAAGACGCTGGGATTCCCGCCCCTCAACGAACGTCTGGCGCGCCGCATGCTCGAATCGCTCAAGATCTGGCCCCTTTTGCAGGGATACCGCGGACGGCCGGGGGTCAATATAGACAAATTAATCGAACTTTTGATACGGCTCTCTTATCTGGCGGCCGATTACCCCGAAATTAGCGAACTCGATATTAATCCGCTCTTGGTGACACCGCGCGATGCGGTGGCTCTCGACGCCCGCATCATTGTCGATCCCACGGCGGTTTCGGCGGAACCGTACGCTCACCTGGCGCTTCGCCCCTACCCCGAAAAATATGTCAGGACGGTCCGACTCAAAGACGGTATGCCGGCGACTTTACGGCCGATAAGGCCCGAAGACGAGCCGCTCTGGCTGGCATTTCTGGCCGGATGTTCCAAGGAGTCTATTTACTCCCGATTTCGGTATTTTTTTCACTGGAACTCGCACGAGGTCGCGACCCGATTTTGCTATATCGATTATGATCGTGAAATTGCCATCGTGGCGGAAATTGTCGAGGATGGTATTCGCAAGATTATTGGAATCGGACGGCTGATTGCCGACCCGGATCATGAGGCGGTCGAATACGCCGTCCTTATCACGGACGCCTGGCAGAAAAAAGAGGTGGGTAGCGTCCTGACCGATTTTTGTATGGAGATCGCCGGGCACTGGAAATTGAAAAGGATCGTGGCGCAGACCACCACTGACAATCGCCCGATGATATCGGTTTTTGAGAAGCGCGGATTCGCGGTAAACTATAATCCCTCGGATGCGACGGTGGAGGTGGTGAAAGAATTGAACGGAGAGTAA
- a CDS encoding hypothetical protein (Evidence 5 : Unknown function): MRLLYNSLHWLLLIAIMALLAFVSCGRDDGPVGPGTNYFLQKLFPRNLADDISPLANFAWRSSDSIGGDVNYILYLDTVYPPGFYDTVGIDTSYRFTSYGYLWPGRIYYWQVKAVNDSGKKIISDIWQFSIDKNYIFPIAIGNRWSHLESFYYYNIKPDSMRPYFLEPSSISGNCEITGAIDFVDSPSVYIFHYDWSDGDYSSGEYSKYMANRQTGLIYYGYSGTPTWQGPPKPAINGPAVYEFKGRAFSSIRSLVDFFISDETVPREMRPQIYAEEPHPVCELKYPLKVGEEWVYRSRSLGDPWDMKKRIVRTVDKATNFGTINCYEIKWFWDIDGDGQWDMNIEGYDYISPIGTVERVFKFYGVSMQNYSGQILATYDFTDTFVLTSYNIITPDYVSGAY, from the coding sequence ATGAGGTTATTATATAATTCTTTGCATTGGTTATTGTTAATTGCCATTATGGCATTGTTGGCCTTTGTTTCCTGCGGACGCGACGATGGGCCGGTCGGTCCCGGAACAAATTATTTTCTCCAAAAATTATTTCCCCGCAATTTGGCGGACGATATATCACCGCTGGCGAATTTCGCCTGGAGATCTTCCGACAGCATCGGCGGGGATGTCAACTATATCCTCTATCTTGATACCGTTTATCCACCGGGATTTTATGACACGGTCGGAATCGATACTTCCTATAGATTTACATCCTACGGATATTTGTGGCCCGGAAGGATATACTACTGGCAGGTAAAAGCCGTCAATGACAGCGGCAAGAAGATTATCAGTGACATTTGGCAATTCAGCATCGACAAAAATTATATTTTCCCCATCGCCATCGGTAACCGGTGGAGCCATTTGGAATCATTCTATTATTATAATATCAAACCGGATTCGATGCGTCCCTATTTTCTGGAACCTTCCTCTATCAGCGGTAATTGCGAAATTACGGGGGCGATCGACTTCGTTGATTCCCCTTCGGTCTATATATTTCATTACGATTGGAGTGACGGCGATTATTCGTCCGGTGAGTACAGCAAATACATGGCCAACAGGCAAACAGGACTAATTTATTACGGATACTCCGGCACGCCAACATGGCAGGGTCCGCCCAAGCCCGCCATAAATGGCCCTGCGGTGTATGAATTCAAGGGCCGTGCTTTTTCCTCCATTAGAAGTCTGGTAGATTTTTTTATATCCGACGAAACCGTACCGCGTGAAATGCGGCCGCAAATTTATGCCGAGGAACCTCATCCGGTGTGCGAGTTGAAATACCCCCTGAAGGTTGGCGAGGAATGGGTCTATCGAAGCCGCTCGTTGGGAGATCCCTGGGATATGAAGAAAAGGATTGTCCGGACGGTTGACAAGGCGACCAATTTTGGCACCATAAATTGTTATGAAATAAAATGGTTCTGGGATATTGATGGTGACGGCCAATGGGATATGAATATCGAGGGGTACGATTATATCTCCCCGATCGGCACCGTGGAAAGAGTCTTCAAATTTTATGGTGTGTCGATGCAAAATTACAGCGGTCAAATTTTGGCGACTTATGACTTCACTGACACCTTTGTCTTGACATCGTACAATATCATAACTCCCGATTATGTATCGGGCGCTTATTGA
- a CDS encoding Mechanosensitive ion channel family protein, with translation MEQELTLLERLTPPVLTFIIIVVIGFVTQLLVNTRLRKIAEKTPWKGDDVIIEGLRGRIILWAVIIGLYAAVPLLHLPPEYHTITLKALLVLVILSITLTASSIVSGFIRVQSGGAKGEIFSTSIFTIFSRIVVMSIGLLVILQALNISITPILTALGVGGLAVALALQETLGNLFAGLNIVISGKIKVGNYIKMQSGEEGYVTDITWRSTTIKQLSNNYVIIPNSKLAASVTTNFNLPEVEMSALVEVGVAYDSDLAKVEKVTIEVAREVLKSVEGGVVNFEPFIRYHTFGDFSINFTVILRVKEFVNQYLVKHEFVKRLHKRFNDEGIVIPFPIRTLEFSPGSRLLLEKPER, from the coding sequence ATGGAACAGGAATTGACTCTTTTGGAACGGCTCACACCGCCGGTCCTGACTTTTATTATAATAGTGGTAATCGGTTTTGTGACCCAGCTTTTGGTCAACACCCGCCTGCGTAAAATCGCCGAGAAAACCCCCTGGAAAGGGGATGATGTCATTATCGAAGGCCTGCGCGGCCGCATAATCCTGTGGGCGGTAATCATCGGATTATATGCCGCCGTTCCCCTTCTTCATCTCCCTCCCGAATATCACACTATCACTTTGAAAGCTCTTCTGGTTCTGGTTATTCTTTCTATTACCCTTACCGCATCTTCAATCGTGAGCGGATTCATACGGGTTCAATCTGGCGGGGCCAAAGGAGAGATCTTCTCCACCTCGATCTTTACCATTTTTTCGCGCATTGTCGTGATGTCCATCGGGCTTCTCGTAATCCTCCAGGCCCTGAATATTTCTATCACGCCGATCCTGACGGCGTTGGGTGTCGGCGGCCTGGCGGTCGCCCTGGCTCTGCAGGAAACTCTCGGAAATCTTTTCGCCGGGCTCAATATTGTCATTTCCGGAAAAATAAAGGTCGGCAATTATATCAAAATGCAGAGCGGCGAGGAAGGGTATGTGACCGACATTACTTGGCGCAGCACCACCATCAAGCAGCTATCCAACAACTATGTGATCATTCCCAATTCCAAACTGGCGGCATCGGTTACCACCAATTTCAACCTGCCCGAGGTGGAGATGTCGGCGCTGGTCGAGGTCGGGGTGGCCTATGACAGCGACCTGGCGAAAGTCGAGAAAGTGACTATTGAAGTGGCCCGCGAGGTTCTGAAAAGTGTCGAAGGAGGGGTGGTTAATTTTGAGCCGTTTATCCGTTACCATACCTTCGGCGATTTCAGCATTAATTTCACCGTCATTCTGCGGGTCAAGGAATTTGTCAACCAGTATCTGGTGAAACACGAGTTTGTCAAACGGTTGCATAAGCGTTTCAACGATGAAGGGATTGTCATTCCTTTCCCGATACGGACCCTGGAATTTTCGCCCGGCAGCCGTCTTCTGCTGGAAAAGCCGGAAAGGTAA
- the nadC gene encoding Nicotinate-nucleotide pyrophosphorylase (carboxylating): protein MSEIDDILIRQVELALMEDVGPGDITTLGCIPGEPAEAEIVAKSEGVVAGLPLVELVFHQLDQKIIVESPLHDGGHFSRGDKVISIKGSRRAIMTGERSALNFLGHLSGVATLTARFVEKAKGSGAKILDTRKTIPGMRYLEKYAVTCGGGENHRFGLYDMVLIKDNHIASCGSIIKAVEQVRAFLKSEEFKKRFVIDPAEVEIEVEVENEAQLKEAVKCGVRRLLLDNQSIDGLSRLVKTARALDSEIKLEASGNMTLDRVAGVAATGVDYISIGALTHSAAASDFSLRIVS from the coding sequence ATGTCGGAAATAGATGACATTCTGATACGCCAGGTGGAACTGGCCCTGATGGAAGACGTCGGGCCGGGGGATATTACCACGCTCGGATGTATTCCCGGGGAACCGGCCGAGGCCGAAATTGTCGCTAAATCCGAGGGCGTAGTCGCCGGACTGCCCCTGGTCGAACTGGTCTTCCATCAACTGGATCAGAAAATTATCGTGGAATCGCCGTTGCATGACGGTGGACATTTCAGCCGCGGTGACAAGGTTATTTCTATCAAAGGCAGTCGCCGTGCCATCATGACCGGCGAGCGCAGCGCTCTCAATTTTCTGGGGCATCTTTCCGGGGTTGCGACCTTGACTGCCCGATTTGTTGAAAAAGCAAAAGGAAGCGGCGCGAAGATATTGGATACGCGCAAGACGATACCCGGGATGCGTTATTTGGAAAAATATGCGGTCACCTGCGGCGGCGGTGAAAATCACCGTTTCGGCCTTTACGACATGGTCCTCATCAAAGACAATCATATCGCATCCTGCGGCTCGATAATAAAGGCGGTGGAACAGGTCCGCGCCTTTCTTAAATCGGAGGAATTCAAGAAGCGCTTTGTGATTGACCCGGCCGAAGTCGAAATAGAAGTCGAAGTGGAAAACGAGGCACAACTCAAAGAGGCGGTCAAATGCGGTGTCAGGCGTCTTTTGCTGGATAATCAATCGATCGACGGATTATCGCGCCTTGTCAAAACCGCCCGCGCCCTCGACTCGGAAATAAAACTGGAGGCCTCCGGCAATATGACCCTCGATCGCGTGGCCGGGGTCGCCGCTACCGGTGTCGATTACATCTCGATCGGTGCTCTGACCCACTCCGCGGCGGCGTCTGATTTTTCGCTCAGGATTGTCTCTTAA
- a CDS encoding conserved hypothetical protein (Evidence 4 : Unknown function but conserved in other organisms) yields MTLLTPEILAEKILERLRAKPGQLYDPARLGKSLKVTRDQVVSSIALLRSWGYIIKANHKREYRFIAAPDSLIATEISHRLKTKFIGKRILAYQAVQSTNTIASQLAAARAPEGTLVTAEHQTRGRGRLGRNWYSPEKVGLYASVILYPKIHPTAAPGISLMTAVALADTIASYDDIEVKIKWPNDVLVSGLKVAGILTELSAELDMVEYVVVGLGVNINQTREDFPASLKAIATSVRIGTKEKIRRVEFLQRFLVNFEKEYLTFKKSGMKETRRKILKYSYLFNKEIRLKLGRKTFSGIVIDIDETGRLVLDTKDGIMAFNAGEVTTH; encoded by the coding sequence ATGACCCTCCTTACTCCGGAAATACTGGCCGAAAAAATTCTTGAGCGGCTCCGGGCCAAACCGGGCCAATTGTATGATCCGGCCCGGCTGGGAAAATCTCTGAAAGTCACCCGCGATCAGGTTGTTTCCTCGATCGCCCTTCTGCGGAGCTGGGGGTACATAATCAAGGCCAATCATAAAAGGGAGTACCGTTTTATCGCCGCTCCGGACAGCCTTATCGCGACCGAAATCAGCCATCGCCTGAAAACAAAATTTATCGGCAAAAGAATTTTGGCGTATCAGGCTGTCCAATCGACCAATACTATCGCCTCTCAACTGGCTGCTGCCAGGGCCCCCGAGGGAACTCTGGTCACCGCCGAGCATCAGACCCGCGGGCGGGGACGGCTCGGCCGCAACTGGTATTCGCCGGAAAAGGTCGGGCTCTACGCATCTGTTATTCTTTATCCCAAAATTCATCCCACCGCCGCTCCTGGAATTTCTCTTATGACTGCGGTCGCCCTGGCCGATACGATTGCGTCATACGACGATATCGAAGTTAAGATCAAATGGCCCAACGACGTTCTTGTCTCCGGTCTTAAGGTGGCCGGGATCCTGACCGAACTCTCCGCCGAACTCGATATGGTGGAATATGTTGTGGTCGGGCTCGGCGTGAATATCAATCAGACCCGTGAGGATTTTCCCGCCAGTCTCAAGGCAATCGCCACCTCGGTTCGGATCGGCACCAAGGAAAAAATCCGCCGGGTGGAATTCCTGCAGAGATTCCTGGTAAATTTCGAAAAAGAATATCTTACCTTCAAAAAGTCGGGGATGAAAGAGACGCGCCGCAAAATCCTGAAATATTCCTACCTCTTCAACAAAGAAATCCGTCTGAAATTGGGTCGCAAAACCTTCTCCGGTATCGTAATAGATATAGATGAAACCGGGCGACTGGTGCTGGACACCAAAGACGGAATAATGGCGTTTAACGCCGGCGAAGTTACCACGCATTAA
- the iscU gene encoding scaffold protein (Evidence 2a : Function from experimental evidences in other organisms; PubMedId : 10393315, 11994302, 15153099; Product type f : factor), whose protein sequence is MYSQKVIEHFQNPRNVGEIKDADGVGTVGNPSCGDIMSIYIKVVDNIITDIKFKTFGCGAAIATSSITTEMVKGKTVDEAEKLTRNQVAEALGGLPPIKMHCSNLATDALRAAIEDYRARTSGKKA, encoded by the coding sequence ATGTATTCGCAGAAAGTCATCGAGCATTTTCAGAACCCGCGGAATGTGGGTGAAATAAAGGACGCCGACGGGGTCGGGACGGTCGGAAACCCGTCGTGCGGCGATATCATGTCGATCTATATCAAGGTTGTCGATAACATTATTACCGACATAAAGTTCAAGACCTTCGGCTGCGGGGCGGCTATCGCCACCAGTTCCATCACCACCGAGATGGTTAAGGGAAAGACGGTTGATGAGGCCGAAAAACTGACCCGCAACCAGGTCGCCGAGGCGCTGGGAGGACTGCCGCCGATAAAGATGCATTGCTCCAACCTGGCCACCGATGCGCTTCGGGCCGCGATCGAGGATTATCGGGCCAGGACAAGCGGAAAAAAGGCGTGA
- a CDS encoding hypothetical protein (Evidence 5 : Unknown function), which yields MRPYGKIGFVFLIFLFLGSGCIERVERPGKTDFLRFMPLHQWDSYQYSGPMGRAVVSGNINDLYTFTYYDNSNHIIFWQDLLKTDRGIFWKNLVIRKKGQPALNFEPALPFSPWTRIAGDTLLFSSIEIRSDSVNTHMHIQIEYEIMGTEIVTVPAGTFTDCIKMRMSFKSLYNGEKELLSGDRYLWFAHDVGVVRYAFPDGAGELLSAKVDGKNYP from the coding sequence GTGAGACCTTACGGAAAAATCGGGTTTGTTTTCTTAATTTTTCTCTTTTTGGGTTCGGGATGTATCGAGCGGGTCGAGCGGCCCGGCAAGACCGATTTCCTCCGTTTTATGCCGCTCCACCAGTGGGACAGTTACCAGTACAGCGGGCCGATGGGGCGGGCGGTCGTCTCGGGAAATATTAACGACCTGTACACTTTTACCTATTACGATAACTCCAATCATATAATTTTCTGGCAGGACCTTCTCAAGACCGACCGCGGAATATTCTGGAAAAACCTGGTGATCCGCAAGAAGGGCCAGCCGGCGCTCAATTTCGAGCCGGCCCTGCCGTTTTCCCCCTGGACCCGGATCGCGGGCGACACCCTGCTTTTCTCGTCGATCGAAATCCGGAGCGATTCGGTCAATACCCATATGCATATCCAGATCGAGTACGAAATCATGGGGACCGAAATCGTCACGGTCCCGGCGGGGACTTTCACCGACTGCATCAAGATGCGCATGTCGTTCAAGTCGCTATATAACGGTGAAAAAGAATTGTTAAGCGGCGACCGCTATTTGTGGTTCGCCCATGATGTCGGTGTCGTGCGGTACGCATTCCCCGACGGCGCCGGCGAACTGCTGTCGGCCAAGGTCGACGGCAAAAACTACCCCTGA